The genome window CGTCGCCTTGAGCTGCTCGTACCGGAAAGCGGGGTCGTTGGCCTCAAAGAGCGCCGAGCCGTCGCTGGCGGGAAGGCTCGTCGTGTCCTTCACCAGACCAAAGGCCCGCTGGGTCGCGGGGCTCACCTGGTCGACGGTTGAGGACTGGGCGATTTCACCCAGGGCCGCGCGCAACTGTTGCGGAAGGTCGCGGAGCCGTTCGGGCTCATTGCGGAAGATGAACGGGACTTTCTCTTCGGCCTTGGCCCGTTCGCGGTCGGTCCCCTTTTCGTCGACCCGTTCGAAGTCGATCTTGGCGGCGATCCCGTGCGGAATCTGGTCGCCATTGCGGTAGGAAAAGGGGGCCTTCCAGCTTTCCAGGAGAACCAGGAGCAGGAGCACTGCGCCCACGCACAGGCCCGCCCGCTCGAGGGAGTCCCCCTCCTGCAGAGAGTCAATCAGGCGTTCCCAGAACTTCTGGCGGGGGCGAATCGTTGCCCTGGCCGGAACCCGGGACCGCTTTTGTCCAAAACCGAACATCCAGTGCCCATACAGGCGGATCGACGAGACCCGGATACCGTCCCCTCATCCTCAGGGGCCTCTTCCGGGGTGGCCTACTCTCCCTGGCCAGTCTTAACTTCCGTGCCGTCCCTTTCTTCGTCGCGCTTCGTCATCATACGCCTCCACAATTTCGCGTACGAGCCGATGCCTGACAATATCGAGTCCGGTCAGGGCAACTACGCCGACTCCGTCGATATGTTTGAGTCGGGCGATCGCGTCGTTGAGTCCAGACGGAACGTGAGGCGGCAGATCGGTTTGCGTCGTGTCGCCCGTCACGACCACCTTGGCTCCCTCGCCCATCCGGGTCAGGAACATTTTCATCTGGGTCGTGGTCGTGTTCTGTCCTTCGTCGAGGATGATGAAGGTGGAGTTCAGGGTCCGGCCCCGCATGAAAGCGAGGGGGACGATCTCGATGACGTCCGATTCCATGTACCGGCGGACCTGCTCGTAGTCGAGCATGTCGTTCATGGAGTCGAGGAGCGGGCGGAGGAACGGGTTGACCTTGGCCAGGAGGTCGCCGGGGAGGAAGCCGAGGCGTTCGCCGGCTTCGACGGCGGGGCGGACGAGGACGATTTTCCGGACCTGTTGTCGCCGGAGGGCGTTCACCGCCATGGCGACGGCGAGGTAGGTCTTGCCGCATCCAGCCGGCCCCGTGCAGAAGACGAGGTCATGTTTGCGGATGGCGTCGACGTATTCTTCCTGGCCCCGGGTCTTGGGGGTGACCTTCTTGGCCTTTTCGAGGAGGTCGATGGTGGGGGCGTCGGGCGTCTTGGCGCCGGGGCTGCCTCCGAGGACGCGGGAGAGGTCGTCGTCTTTGAGGATTCCTTTGCGGCGGACGAGGGGGAGGAGTTCGTTGATGACTTCCTGGGCGCGGGGGAGTCGGTCCTCGGGTCCGTCGAGGATGAGTTGTTCGCCGCGGAGGACGATGTTGACGCCGAGGTTCTCGCGCATGCGCCGCACGTGAACGTCCTGGGCTCCGAAGAGGAGGCTGGGATCGTCGTCGGGTGTGAGGGGGATGTTGGCTTGGGGCATGGGCGGTCCGGTGTGGGGGGGCGTGGGGATTCTAGCAGGACGCGGACCACCAGCGCAGGTTCGCCGCGTTGCGTTAAGCAGAGCTGCCATCCCATCAACCGGGTCCAGGGGGTACCCCTGGTGGGGAGTGCAGAGGGGCCTGTGTTGTTTTTCTGGCCCTTTGCCCGCCGGAGGCCTGGCCGTCGAGAGATATCTGAAGCGCGCCGTGTCCAAGCGCGGACACCGCGTCGTATGCCCCCTCACCAACCCGCGGGGAATTCAAAGCGAGCGGTGAGTCCTCATCGCCGGTCCCACAAGGCGGACGCCCGTTGTGTCCCACGGTTCCGCATGGAAGCGCCTCCGGCGGCAAGGGGGTGAGACCCCCTTGACCCCGGCTGCCGTGGCACGTTGGGTTTAGCAAATAGAGCCGTACCGGAAAGGACGGTCTTCAGAGCGGCTTGATCCGGATGTTGCGCCAAGCGACCTGGTAAGGCCCGGCCCCCTTCGCAATCCCATGCACCTGCAACCCAAGGAATCCCTTCGGATGCGTCTTGTAGATCTCCTCATGCGTCAGGTCCGCCACCGGCTGACCATTGATCCACGTCTGAATCCGCGGCCCCTTCGCCACCACACGGTACTTGTTCCACTCCCCGTCCTTGATGTGCTTGTGGAACTTCCGGTCCTCGTCCTTCACCAGCCAGCCGTACTTCGTCGCCTCGCCATAAATGTAACCCGCCTCCGGAGCCGGATTGTCGCTCGCCTCAATCTCCACCTGCGGACCATTCACCCGGCCGTCGTTCGTCCCGCCGACCGTCTGCGAGCGGATCTGAACACCGGAGTTCAGCTCCTTGTCGCATTTCACCTCGAACTCCAGTTCGAAGTCCCCGAACTCCTCCTTCGAACACAGGAACGAGTTCGGGCTCCCCTCATTCGTCTTGCCGAGAATCGTGCCATCCTCGACGCGATAGGTCGCGGTGCCGTTCTTCTGCTCCCAGCCATCGAGGGACTTCCCGTCGAAGAGCGACTTCCAGCCGTCTTCAGCGGCGAAGACCGGAAGCGCAAGAGCCAGGGCGAGACCAGCGGCAAAACGTGCGAGCGTTTTCATAGGGAGGTCGCAAGTGTGTGGTTGTGGGTGGCAAGAAGGACGAGTCCGTTTTCCAGACCGGTCTGGTCAGCAGAACTCCTGCGTCGTCGGCTTGATGACGAGGTCCGGCACATGCGCCCGCGGCGGCAGCGCCGCGACCGCCAGGATCATCGAGGCAATGTCGTCCGGCTGCAGGATCCGCGCCCGGTGCTCGACCGAAACCGGAACAGGCCGTGCATCGAGAATCGGAGTTTCGACTTCGCCCGGATAGACGTTCGTCACCCGGATCCCGTTGTTCCGCTCCTCGAGAGCCACGCAGGTTCCGAGCGCCGTCATGGCAAACTTCGAGGCGCTGTAGGCCACACCGCCGAGAGGACTCGCCCGCAACCCGGCGACCGACGAAATATTGATGATCAGTCCGTCCTTCCGCTCCCG of Planctomyces sp. SH-PL14 contains these proteins:
- a CDS encoding PhoH family protein, which translates into the protein MPQANIPLTPDDDPSLLFGAQDVHVRRMRENLGVNIVLRGEQLILDGPEDRLPRAQEVINELLPLVRRKGILKDDDLSRVLGGSPGAKTPDAPTIDLLEKAKKVTPKTRGQEEYVDAIRKHDLVFCTGPAGCGKTYLAVAMAVNALRRQQVRKIVLVRPAVEAGERLGFLPGDLLAKVNPFLRPLLDSMNDMLDYEQVRRYMESDVIEIVPLAFMRGRTLNSTFIILDEGQNTTTTQMKMFLTRMGEGAKVVVTGDTTQTDLPPHVPSGLNDAIARLKHIDGVGVVALTGLDIVRHRLVREIVEAYDDEARRRKGRHGS
- a CDS encoding DUF1080 domain-containing protein; the encoded protein is MKTLARFAAGLALALALPVFAAEDGWKSLFDGKSLDGWEQKNGTATYRVEDGTILGKTNEGSPNSFLCSKEEFGDFELEFEVKCDKELNSGVQIRSQTVGGTNDGRVNGPQVEIEASDNPAPEAGYIYGEATKYGWLVKDEDRKFHKHIKDGEWNKYRVVAKGPRIQTWINGQPVADLTHEEIYKTHPKGFLGLQVHGIAKGAGPYQVAWRNIRIKPL